One stretch of Arachis duranensis cultivar V14167 chromosome 1, aradu.V14167.gnm2.J7QH, whole genome shotgun sequence DNA includes these proteins:
- the LOC107458174 gene encoding ATP-dependent DNA helicase PIF1-like, which yields MGGLFFLYGQGGCGKIFLWSTISYSIRFKGGIVLNIASSGIAALLLPNGRTAHLRFKIPLAINEDSLCNIKQRSPLARLISKAKLIIWDEAPMISKYCFETLDKCLRDILRCSDSYNAHLPFGGKVAVLGEDFRQILLVIPRGSKQDIIQSFINSSYLWHNCKVLKLTKNMRLLLGENNNIQELKNFGEWLLKIGDGLAGDTTDGKSIVHIPSDILIKNSETALDDLINFVYPDMLSNLSVENYFKDRAILVPTLDCVTDVNNKMTAGLPGQERVYLSSDFVCAEEGNMEFELDAFSPEILNGINCSGLPPHKLVLKIGAPFMLLRNINQTNSLCNGTRMQVRRMGNHVIECKTLTGNKAGSIVLIPRLNLIPNNETLPVRFQRRQFPIIMSFAMTINKSQGQTLSKVGIYLPMPVFTYGQLYVALSRVTSKDSLRVLL from the coding sequence ATGGGTGGACTTTTCTTCTTATACGGTCAAGGTGGTTGTGGAAAAATATTCTTATGGTCAACTATATCATACTCAATTAGGTTTAAAGGAGGTATAGTTTTAAATATTGCCTCGAGTGGGATTGCTGCACTTTTGTTGCCTAATGGAAGAACTGCACATTTAAGGTTTAAAATTCCTTTGGCCATAAATGAGGATTCTTTGTGTAACATTAAACAGAGAAGTCCTCTTGCAAGGTTAATATCCAAAGCCAAATTAATCATATGGGATGAAGCTCCAATGATAAGTAAGTATTGTTTCGAAACTTTAGACAAATGCCTCAGAGACATCTTAAGGTGCTCAGATTCGTATAATGCTCATTTGCCATTTGGAGGTAAAGTTGCTGTTCTTGGAGaagattttagacaaatttTACTTGTGATTCCCAGAGGTTCAAAGCAAGATATAATTCAGTCTTTTATTAATTCTTCATATTTGTGGCATAACTGTAAGGTTTTGAAGCTTACAAAAAACATGAGATTGTTACTAggtgaaaacaacaacatacaagaactcaaaaattttggagaatGGCTACTTAAAATTGGTGATGGTTTGGCTGGTGATACAACAGATGGTAAATCGATCGTTCATATACCATCTGACATTTTGATTAAGAACTCTGAGACAGCTTTGGATGACCTCATTAATTTTGTATATCCAGATATGTTATCCAATTTATCCGTTGAAAATTATTTCAAGGATAGAGCAATCCTTGTACCAACTTTAGATTGTGTCACTGATGTCAACAACAAGATGACTGCAGGGTTACCTGGACAAGAAAGAGTATACTTAAGTTCAGACTTTGTGTGTGCTGAAGAGGGAAATATGGAATTTGAGTTAGATGCTTTCTCACCGGAGATTCTAAATGGAATAAATTGTTCAGGTCTACCACCACACAAGTTGGTTCTGAAGATTGGCGCTCCTTTTATGTTGCTGCGGAATATAAACCAAACTAATAGTTTGTGCAATGGAACGAGGATGCAAGTTAGAAGAATGGGAAATCATGTGATAGAATGCAAGACTTTAACTGGTAACAAAGCTGGAAGTATTGTTCTTATCCCAAGACTGAATCTAATTCCAAATAATGAAACATTGCCGGTCAGGTTTCAAAGAAGACAATTTCCAATTATCATGTCATTTGCAATGACAATAAATAAGTCTCAAGGACAAACTCTATCGAAAGTTGGAATTTACCTTCCAATGCCAGTTTTCACCTATGGTCAATTGTATGTTGCGTTATCAAGGGTAACGAGTAAAGATAGTCTGCGAGTGCTGTTGTAA